ATGTCGTCGTGCTGATGGTGCGTATGCAGATACTTGGCGACGTAGGGGCACAGCGGGACGATGCGCTCGCCCGTGGCGGCGACGTCGTCGAGGGCGAACTCGACGAGTCGGCGGGCCAGTCCCAGGCCGCCGTACGCGGGATCGACTTCGGTGTGGACGAAAACCCGCCGCTGGGTGCCGTCGGGTCTGCGGTAGCGGGTGAAGCCGATGACCGCGTCGCCGTCCCGGATCTCGTAGCGGAACTGGGCGGGGGCGTGGGCGACGGTGATGTTCGCGAGCCGGGGGTCGGCAACGGTGCTCATGCGTGTCCTCCGAGTGTGGATTCGATGGCTGGCGCTCACCGTAGCACGATAGTTGATTATGCAACTAGATAAGCGGATTCCCGATCGGCAAGGCGGTCGTCGGACGCCGTCGGGCATCTCGATCACGCGCTACGCGAGGGTCTCGGAGGCTGAGTGGGCTCGGTCGCCGCGCTCGTCGAGCAGGTGCTGCCGCATTTCGCTGAACCTGTGGGTCATCACCATGATGTCTCGCGGGCTGAGCAGGTCGAGCATGTTCGCGCGGACTGCCGCGACATGTCCGGGACCTGCTTGAGCGAGCCGGGCAGCGCCGTCGTCCGTCAGTTCCGCCCAGGCGCCACGCTTGTCGGATTCGCACTCCACGCGGCGGACCTGGCCGGCCTTCGCGAGGCGGGCGACGGCCCGGGTGATGCCGCTGCGACTGACGGTGCTCGCGTCGGCGAGTTCGCTCATCCGCAACCGCTTCTCCGGCGCCTCCGACAGCAGCACCAGGATCTCGTAGTCGCCGAAAGGGAGGGCCGCATCGCTTACGAGCTGCCGATCGAGCTCCTGTAGCAGCAGGCGGGTGGCATCGAGGTATGCCCGCCACAGGCGGTGTTCGTCGTCGGAGAGCCATGGCGTGTCGGTCATGCCGTCCAGGCTAACCGACATAGTTGACAGGGCAACTACATGCGCCGTCATCCCTAGGCCGGCGGAGGTGGCGGCGGCGCGCCGCGCAGGACGCCTCGGCGACTCGACGCGTCGAACGGGACGATGATGGCGACGGCGTGCGGGACGTCGCTGATGGTCCTGGCGATGTGGTCGGCGGTGCGGTCGTGCAGGATCCGGCCCAGGGCGGAGCCGTAGATGCGGCGGGGGAGCAGGACACTGATCTCGGTGCGCGGCGCACTGGCGCGGGCGATCATCTCCAGCGTCGCATGACCGATCCTCCGGTCCGGGACCTCGATGAGTTCGAGCCGGACCTCGAGGTCGCTGGCCTCCCAGTCGCGTTTGAGGGCGGCGGCGTGGGCGCTGTCGAGAATGAAGTGCACGGCCCGCAGCTGGCTCGGCCGCAGGCTGCGCCCGTAGCGCAGTGCCTCGATGGTTGCGAGGTCGTACGCGTCGACCATCACGATGACGATGTGGTGCGAGTACACGGCCTCCGCGTCGGCTTCGGCGTCGCCGAGTTCGCGCAGTTCGGCGGCCTCGTCGCGGTACTCGCGATTGAGCCGGATCAGCACGAACACGAGCGTCGGGAACACGAGCACCACCACCCACGCGCCCTCGGTGAACTTCGCGATCGCGAAGATCGCCACCACGATCGCCGACGTGATCCCGGCGGCCAGATTGAGCGCCACGTTGCGGCGCCAGTGCCGACCGCGGGCCTTCTGGTGGTGTCGGGCCATGCCGAGGCCGGCCATGGTGAATCCGGTGAACACGCCGATCGCGTAGAAAGGCACCAGGGAGTTGACCTTCGCATCGGTGGCGACGAGCAGGACGACTGCGATCGCGGTGAGCGTGATGATCGCGTTGGAGAACACCAGGCGGTGGCCGCGGCGTCGTAGCTGGCGGGGCAGGAAGGCGTCGTCGGCGACGAAGCTCGCCAGGAACGGGAAGCCGTTGAAGCTGGTGTTGGCGCCGGTGAACAGGATCAGCGCGGTCGCAGTCTGGACGATGACGAACAGGACGTTGCCGACAGCGCCGGACCCGAACACGATCCGGGCCTCCTGACTGATCACCGACGGGTAGCCGGCCGCGTACGGCGTCGCATGGGTCAGGTAGGCGAGTAGAGAGACGCCGCTGACGAGGAACGCCAGGACGGACGCCATGATCACCAGCGCACGCCGGGCGTTGGGGCCCTCGGGTTTCTCGAACGCGCTGACCCCGTTGCTGATCGCCTCGAGCCCGGTGAGCGAGGTGCCGCCGTTCGCGAACGCGCGCAGGATCACCAGCACCGTCGCGCCCATCACCAGGCCGTCACCGTGGGAGATCGTGACGGTGCCGTCGAGGGTGGTCGGGTCGATCCGGTCGAGATGGCCGAGCAGG
This genomic stretch from Prescottella soli harbors:
- a CDS encoding GNAT family N-acetyltransferase, coding for MSTVADPRLANITVAHAPAQFRYEIRDGDAVIGFTRYRRPDGTQRRVFVHTEVDPAYGGLGLARRLVEFALDDVAATGERIVPLCPYVAKYLHTHHQHDDIVDWPEGQQ
- a CDS encoding MarR family winged helix-turn-helix transcriptional regulator translates to MTDTPWLSDDEHRLWRAYLDATRLLLQELDRQLVSDAALPFGDYEILVLLSEAPEKRLRMSELADASTVSRSGITRAVARLAKAGQVRRVECESDKRGAWAELTDDGAARLAQAGPGHVAAVRANMLDLLSPRDIMVMTHRFSEMRQHLLDERGDRAHSASETLA
- a CDS encoding APC family permease → MSSASRDVASSDRFQAPLPERLGYRIKCRLLGPPLTSARLHQERLSKTTALGVLSPDCISSSAYGPEQVLIELLPYAALAAFTLLLPITGVILVILLLLTLSYRQVVMLYTRAGGSYVVARDNFGPRVAQIAAVALLIDYVVTVAVQSAAGTVAVVSAVPALGPYSLEITIGAVLLLAYGNLRGLKEAGRAFAFPMYFFAGSIGVVIVVGVVQALLGHLDRIDPTTLDGTVTISHGDGLVMGATVLVILRAFANGGTSLTGLEAISNGVSAFEKPEGPNARRALVIMASVLAFLVSGVSLLAYLTHATPYAAGYPSVISQEARIVFGSGAVGNVLFVIVQTATALILFTGANTSFNGFPFLASFVADDAFLPRQLRRRGHRLVFSNAIITLTAIAVVLLVATDAKVNSLVPFYAIGVFTGFTMAGLGMARHHQKARGRHWRRNVALNLAAGITSAIVVAIFAIAKFTEGAWVVVLVFPTLVFVLIRLNREYRDEAAELRELGDAEADAEAVYSHHIVIVMVDAYDLATIEALRYGRSLRPSQLRAVHFILDSAHAAALKRDWEASDLEVRLELIEVPDRRIGHATLEMIARASAPRTEISVLLPRRIYGSALGRILHDRTADHIARTISDVPHAVAIIVPFDASSRRGVLRGAPPPPPPA